A genomic stretch from Dissulfurispira thermophila includes:
- a CDS encoding glycosyltransferase produces MKSIIERKEIQEKIGEIGTADILVGIPSYNNARTIGHVVRAVQAGFAKYFPDKKCVLVNSDGGSTDGTMEVVQDAAIDFQSILLHHRVLPAFKITTPYHGIPGKGSAFRTIFEIADSLNVNACAVVDSDLRSITPEWIELLIKPIIEGGYDYAAPLYHRHKYDGTITNSIIYPLTRALYGKRIRQPIGGDFGFSGKLARFYLTKDVWETDVARYGIDIWMTTTAIANNFKVCQSFLGAKIHDPKDPGADLSAMLYQVVSSAFDLMETYYNVWKDIKGSESVITCGFQYAVGLEPVNVNVDRMIDKFRLGIKELIDIWRGFLPDGIIDFLNRAGELSKEEFYIPDDIWAEIVYSFALAYHKGIVNKGHLLKSLTPLYIGRTASFVLETWQSDAEEVEEKIENLCIAFEDKKSLLIEKWQEV; encoded by the coding sequence ATGAAAAGCATCATTGAAAGGAAAGAGATTCAGGAAAAGATAGGTGAGATAGGAACCGCTGACATCCTTGTCGGGATTCCCAGCTACAATAATGCCCGCACCATAGGCCATGTTGTGAGGGCTGTGCAGGCAGGATTTGCAAAATATTTTCCGGATAAAAAGTGTGTGCTCGTGAATTCAGATGGAGGCTCAACTGACGGCACTATGGAGGTTGTTCAGGATGCTGCTATTGATTTTCAGTCTATACTCTTACACCATCGGGTCTTGCCTGCCTTTAAGATAACGACTCCATATCATGGCATCCCTGGAAAAGGCAGTGCCTTCAGGACAATATTTGAGATAGCTGATTCCTTGAATGTAAATGCCTGTGCAGTTGTTGATTCTGATTTAAGGAGTATTACACCTGAATGGATTGAGCTACTGATAAAGCCAATAATCGAGGGAGGCTATGATTATGCCGCACCTCTATATCACAGGCATAAATACGACGGCACAATAACAAATAGCATAATTTATCCTCTTACCCGTGCTTTATACGGAAAACGAATAAGACAGCCTATAGGCGGTGACTTTGGTTTCTCAGGTAAACTTGCAAGGTTTTATCTCACAAAGGATGTGTGGGAGACAGATGTTGCAAGATATGGAATAGACATCTGGATGACAACCACTGCAATTGCCAATAACTTCAAGGTCTGTCAGTCATTTCTTGGTGCAAAGATACATGACCCTAAAGACCCTGGTGCTGATTTGAGTGCAATGCTTTATCAGGTTGTAAGTTCAGCCTTTGACCTGATGGAGACATACTACAATGTCTGGAAGGATATAAAAGGCTCTGAATCAGTAATCACCTGCGGCTTTCAATATGCTGTAGGGCTTGAGCCTGTGAATGTAAATGTGGACAGGATGATAGATAAGTTCAGGCTTGGTATAAAGGAACTAATAGATATATGGAGAGGGTTTCTTCCTGATGGAATTATTGATTTCTTAAACAGGGCTGGTGAATTATCAAAAGAGGAATTCTACATCCCCGATGATATATGGGCAGAGATAGTGTATAGCTTTGCCCTTGCATATCACAAAGGGATTGTGAATAAAGGGCATCTTTTAAAATCACTGACACCGCTTTATATAGGAAGAACAGCATCTTTTGTGCTTGAGACATGGCAGAGTGATGCAGAGGAAGTAGAGGAAAAGATAGAAAATCTATGCATTGCCTTTGAGGATAAAAAGAGTTTGCTTATTGAAAAATGGCAGGAGGTGTGA
- a CDS encoding type I restriction-modification system subunit M, producing MENGQITWITNFIWGIADDVLRDIYVRGKYRDVILPMTVIRRFDAVLEPTKQAVLDMKKTLDKAGITNQDAALRQASGQSFYNVSPFTLKDLKVRANRQQLEADFRAYLDGFSPNVQDIITNFEFRNQIPRLSKADALGTLIEKFLDPRINLSPYPAVDSNGNVILPALDNHAMGTIFEELVRRFNEENNEEAGEHWTPRDAVKLMARLIFEPIADKIESGTYLLYDGACGTGGMLTVAEETLLDLAKKHGKDVSVHLFGQEINAETYAICKADLLLKGEGDAADNIVGGPEHSTLSNDAFPSRQFDFMLSNPPYGKSWKNDLERMGGKTGIKDPRFIVNHRGEELSLITRSSDGQMLFLANMVSKMKHNTKLGSRIAEVHNGSSLFTGDAGQGESNIRRWIIENDYLEAIVALPLNMFYNTGIATYIWVLTNRKPDHRKGKVQLIDATQWFTPLRKNLGKKNCELSEDDINRIIDVFLKFEETEQSKIFPNSAFGYWKVIVERPLRIKGIDPNRAYSAKEIKELKDKGERDENAPPVIKTIHKKGTKSDPLLGLFEVIIDGKSYVVEYEPDTELRDTEQIPFLECEACKTAGYIPNPADTKLAIETFIKREVLPYAKDAWYDQKNIKVGYEISFNRYFYKPKALRSLEEIRADLIAVEKEAEGLLEEILGGLTND from the coding sequence ATGGAAAATGGACAGATTACATGGATAACTAATTTTATCTGGGGAATTGCAGATGATGTCCTTCGCGACATATATGTTCGTGGCAAATACCGCGATGTAATCCTTCCAATGACCGTCATACGCAGATTTGATGCTGTGCTTGAGCCAACCAAGCAAGCTGTGCTTGATATGAAAAAGACCCTTGATAAGGCTGGCATTACTAATCAGGATGCAGCATTAAGACAGGCCTCTGGACAGTCTTTCTACAATGTTTCGCCATTTACCTTAAAAGACCTAAAAGTAAGGGCAAATCGCCAGCAGTTAGAAGCAGATTTTCGAGCCTATCTTGATGGTTTTTCTCCCAATGTTCAGGACATAATCACGAACTTTGAGTTTAGAAATCAGATACCACGCCTTTCTAAAGCTGACGCATTAGGAACGTTAATTGAGAAATTTCTTGACCCACGCATAAACTTGAGCCCCTATCCGGCTGTTGACAGTAACGGCAATGTGATTTTGCCTGCCCTTGACAATCATGCAATGGGAACTATTTTTGAGGAGTTAGTCCGCAGATTCAATGAAGAAAATAACGAAGAAGCGGGAGAACACTGGACACCAAGAGACGCAGTAAAACTTATGGCAAGGCTGATTTTTGAACCTATTGCTGACAAGATAGAATCTGGGACATATTTACTTTATGACGGAGCCTGTGGCACAGGTGGTATGCTTACTGTTGCAGAAGAGACACTTCTTGACCTTGCAAAAAAGCATGGGAAAGATGTTTCTGTCCACCTTTTCGGTCAGGAGATTAATGCAGAAACATATGCAATTTGTAAGGCTGACCTTCTTTTAAAAGGTGAAGGCGATGCAGCAGATAACATTGTAGGAGGTCCAGAGCATTCCACACTATCTAATGATGCCTTTCCTTCAAGGCAGTTTGATTTTATGCTTTCCAATCCACCGTATGGCAAAAGCTGGAAGAATGATTTAGAACGAATGGGAGGAAAGACTGGAATAAAAGACCCTCGCTTTATTGTTAATCATCGTGGAGAGGAACTGTCCCTCATCACCCGTTCAAGTGATGGCCAGATGCTATTTTTAGCAAATATGGTCTCAAAGATGAAGCACAATACAAAGCTTGGCAGTCGTATAGCTGAAGTTCACAATGGTTCATCGCTTTTTACAGGTGACGCAGGACAGGGCGAGAGCAACATCCGCAGGTGGATTATAGAAAATGACTATCTTGAAGCTATCGTTGCTTTACCTCTAAATATGTTTTACAACACTGGCATTGCCACCTATATTTGGGTACTTACGAACAGAAAACCAGACCATCGCAAAGGCAAGGTGCAGCTCATAGATGCAACGCAGTGGTTTACGCCTCTTAGAAAAAATCTCGGCAAAAAGAATTGCGAACTTTCAGAAGATGATATAAACCGCATAATTGATGTATTTCTGAAATTCGAAGAAACTGAACAAAGCAAGATTTTCCCTAACTCTGCATTTGGGTACTGGAAGGTGATTGTGGAGCGCCCCTTACGCATAAAAGGCATTGACCCTAACCGTGCCTACAGTGCAAAAGAAATCAAAGAACTAAAGGACAAAGGTGAAAGAGATGAAAATGCACCGCCTGTGATAAAAACAATCCACAAAAAAGGCACAAAATCAGACCCCTTGCTTGGATTGTTTGAAGTAATTATAGATGGAAAATCATATGTTGTAGAATATGAACCAGACACAGAATTAAGGGATACAGAACAGATACCTTTCCTTGAATGTGAAGCATGTAAAACCGCTGGCTACATACCAAATCCTGCAGACACAAAATTAGCAATCGAGACATTTATCAAGCGAGAGGTGCTACCCTACGCCAAAGATGCATGGTATGACCAAAAAAACATAAAAGTAGGTTATGAAATCAGCTTTAACCGATACTTTTACAAACCAAAAGCCCTTCGGTCTCTGGAAGAAATCAGAGCAGATTTAATTGCAGTAGAAAAAGAGGCAGAGGGGTTGTTGGAGGAGATTTTGGGGGGACTTACCAATGATTAA
- a CDS encoding chloride channel protein, whose amino-acid sequence MRKKVLESSILFVSIVKWLFLAACVGILVGISTAIFLKALDAGIIFAKGLHYYYFLLPVALLFSTLMVRYLAPQAEGHGTEKVIEAVHRYSGRINPLVVPVKLIATIITISMGGSAGKEGPAAQIGAGLCSAFSDLFKFDDKDRKKLVICGISAGFATVFGTPIAGAIFGVEVLFVGAMLYDVLLPSFVAGIVGYQVSSTLGITYFHEPLRFVPVFSSALFIKVCISGLFFGLCSLIFVEMLRFFENTGRRMRLNKIYKPLIGGSVLVVLAIVFSTDYLGLGLQTIKNALEGDKVYAGSFLLKMIFTSITLSFGGSGGIITPIFFIGATAGNTFGSLLGLDASLFAAIGMVGLLAGAANTPISASIMAVELFGPQVAPYAAVACVISFLMTGHRSVYPSQVLSMQKSASLTVQKGKEMRDIEGVEFKPRPKSISGGISRLKRFKRK is encoded by the coding sequence ATGAGAAAGAAAGTTCTTGAAAGTTCAATACTCTTTGTGAGCATTGTTAAATGGCTATTCCTTGCAGCCTGCGTAGGTATATTGGTAGGTATATCCACGGCAATATTTCTTAAGGCGTTAGATGCAGGGATTATATTTGCAAAGGGATTGCACTACTATTATTTTCTTCTCCCAGTAGCTCTGCTGTTCAGTACCCTCATGGTAAGGTATCTTGCTCCACAGGCTGAGGGACACGGGACAGAGAAGGTAATCGAGGCGGTTCACAGATACTCAGGAAGGATAAATCCACTTGTAGTCCCTGTGAAACTCATTGCTACAATTATCACAATATCTATGGGAGGCTCTGCAGGCAAAGAAGGACCGGCTGCCCAGATAGGAGCAGGATTGTGTTCGGCTTTTTCTGACCTCTTTAAATTTGATGATAAAGACAGGAAAAAGCTCGTTATATGCGGCATAAGCGCTGGCTTTGCTACTGTTTTTGGAACGCCTATCGCCGGTGCAATCTTCGGAGTTGAGGTCTTGTTTGTAGGAGCAATGCTTTATGATGTTCTTCTGCCTTCCTTTGTCGCAGGCATTGTGGGTTATCAGGTATCTTCTACACTCGGAATTACATATTTTCATGAACCATTGAGATTTGTCCCTGTATTCAGCAGTGCCTTGTTTATAAAGGTCTGCATAAGCGGGTTGTTTTTCGGTCTTTGCTCACTTATCTTTGTTGAGATGCTTCGTTTTTTTGAGAATACAGGCAGACGCATGAGGCTCAATAAAATTTACAAGCCGCTCATAGGCGGCTCAGTGCTTGTAGTTCTTGCAATTGTGTTTTCCACAGATTATCTTGGTCTCGGTCTGCAGACAATCAAGAATGCACTGGAAGGAGACAAGGTATATGCAGGCTCCTTTCTTTTAAAGATGATCTTCACCTCAATCACCCTTAGCTTTGGTGGTAGCGGAGGGATCATTACCCCTATATTTTTCATAGGTGCTACGGCAGGTAATACCTTTGGCAGTCTGCTCGGGCTTGATGCCTCTCTATTTGCTGCCATAGGAATGGTCGGGCTTTTAGCTGGTGCTGCAAACACTCCAATCTCTGCAAGCATTATGGCTGTTGAGCTTTTTGGACCTCAGGTTGCTCCATATGCAGCAGTGGCATGTGTTATCAGCTTTCTTATGACTGGTCACAGAAGCGTCTATCCAAGTCAGGTGTTGTCTATGCAAAAGTCTGCATCCCTTACAGTGCAAAAAGGTAAAGAGATGCGGGACATAGAAGGCGTTGAGTTTAAGCCAAGGCCAAAAAGTATTTCTGGAGGTATATCCCGACTTAAGAGATTTAAAAGAAAATGA
- a CDS encoding AAA family ATPase, which translates to MIKRIEFITQFGIFRDFRWNDNLPDFARLNLIYGWNYSGKTTLSRIFQALEHKKLSTEYSAARFQLLTEDGSQVSSADLSASPAVRVFNRDYVEANFSGDYSAPSIFIVGEQHIALRKRLEQLNKRRARVERIARDFSEKQKAITNELDKLGTDKARDIRHLLGDPNFERPKLNQRIEEVRHNPAIYIMADDDVSARLSTLKSGDQFHSVSPVSGTLPDFVLLAGEVNELLNQTASQRAIERLKQNREVESWVRQGLLLHKDASTCEFCGGALTPARLEELRGHFSEEYENLVKEIEDKIRHINTISLNPVVPDEMRILPEFRQSFSQITSQLYDWIKWATALRDQLIDALKQKQVAIERQHKWEGDLGRAAQGQQLIETLNQIIEQHNRAMSTIDRAKEEAKTALERHYAARHFLEYKIEQKEAEILRISSRLERTKEILRRIESRIQEIEQRIKESSVGATKLNSLLRYLLPGNSIEVVSVGDDQFQFHRDGGVATHLSDGEKTAVTFAYFITSLKAKDASLSDTIVFIDDPVSSLDSNHIYAAYALIVERLENSRQLFVSTHNAELFNLLKSKWLDEGDGGRNKKGTRAYHVWRSVSPIGTPRAELLDLPPLLRQFKSEYEFIFSQLYNFAKTTDPSLHEAFTAPNLLRKFLEAYLGFRKPSVRSWSKKLELLLDSPDQRREIQKFADDASHLQALGRSLQHPDFVPNAQRCVKMVLDALERKDRDHYESLCEVIKEAGA; encoded by the coding sequence ATGATTAAGCGAATCGAGTTTATCACACAGTTCGGTATTTTTCGCGATTTTCGCTGGAATGACAATCTCCCGGATTTTGCCAGGTTGAACCTAATCTATGGTTGGAACTACTCCGGCAAAACTACGCTATCACGCATTTTTCAGGCGCTTGAGCACAAGAAGTTAAGTACGGAGTATTCTGCGGCACGTTTTCAACTGTTAACAGAAGACGGCTCACAAGTGTCCTCCGCAGATTTGTCAGCCAGCCCGGCTGTAAGAGTCTTCAACCGCGATTACGTAGAGGCCAACTTCAGTGGAGATTACTCCGCCCCGTCCATTTTTATCGTAGGGGAGCAGCATATCGCATTAAGGAAGCGGCTTGAGCAGCTCAACAAGCGGCGCGCTCGCGTTGAAAGAATCGCGCGCGACTTCTCGGAAAAACAGAAAGCAATCACAAATGAACTCGACAAGCTCGGCACTGACAAGGCGCGAGATATACGCCATCTGTTGGGTGACCCGAACTTTGAGCGTCCAAAACTGAACCAACGAATCGAGGAGGTTAGGCATAACCCCGCTATATATATCATGGCCGACGACGACGTATCAGCACGACTCTCGACGCTGAAAAGCGGCGATCAGTTTCACAGTGTGTCCCCAGTCTCAGGTACGCTTCCAGATTTCGTTTTACTCGCCGGAGAGGTTAACGAGTTACTTAATCAGACCGCCTCGCAAAGGGCCATTGAACGTCTTAAACAGAATCGAGAAGTTGAGAGCTGGGTTCGGCAAGGTTTATTGCTACATAAAGATGCGTCCACCTGTGAGTTCTGTGGTGGGGCTTTGACACCAGCCCGACTAGAAGAACTACGCGGACACTTCTCAGAAGAGTACGAAAACCTAGTCAAAGAAATAGAGGACAAAATAAGGCACATTAATACCATTAGTCTGAATCCGGTCGTCCCCGATGAAATGCGCATTCTACCAGAGTTTAGACAGAGCTTTTCACAGATTACCAGTCAACTTTATGATTGGATTAAGTGGGCAACTGCTCTACGTGACCAACTGATCGACGCGTTAAAACAGAAGCAAGTAGCAATCGAAAGGCAGCACAAATGGGAGGGTGATCTGGGGCGTGCCGCTCAAGGACAGCAGCTTATAGAAACGTTAAACCAGATCATAGAGCAGCATAACCGCGCAATGTCCACAATAGACAGGGCGAAAGAAGAAGCAAAAACCGCATTAGAGCGGCACTATGCTGCACGCCATTTCCTAGAGTACAAAATAGAACAAAAGGAAGCCGAAATTCTTCGCATAAGTAGTCGGCTTGAGCGCACAAAAGAGATTCTGAGACGTATCGAGTCGCGCATTCAGGAAATCGAACAGAGGATAAAGGAATCATCCGTCGGAGCCACAAAGCTCAACAGTCTCCTGAGATATTTGCTGCCGGGAAACAGTATCGAAGTGGTTAGTGTAGGCGATGACCAGTTTCAATTTCATAGAGACGGTGGTGTCGCGACGCATCTGAGTGACGGGGAAAAGACTGCCGTAACCTTCGCTTATTTCATCACGAGCCTTAAGGCAAAAGACGCATCGCTTAGCGACACGATTGTATTCATTGATGATCCGGTGTCGAGTTTAGACTCGAACCATATATACGCAGCATACGCACTGATCGTCGAACGGCTTGAAAACAGCCGGCAGCTTTTTGTTTCGACCCACAACGCAGAGTTGTTCAACTTGTTAAAGAGCAAGTGGCTGGATGAAGGGGACGGCGGTCGCAATAAGAAAGGCACGAGGGCATATCATGTTTGGCGATCGGTGAGTCCCATTGGCACGCCGCGAGCAGAACTGTTAGACCTACCTCCGTTGCTCAGACAGTTCAAGTCAGAATATGAGTTTATATTCTCTCAACTGTATAATTTTGCCAAAACAACAGACCCGTCATTGCATGAAGCGTTTACCGCCCCAAATCTTCTACGCAAATTCCTTGAGGCCTACTTGGGTTTTCGAAAGCCAAGCGTACGGTCTTGGTCGAAGAAGCTGGAGTTGCTACTCGATTCACCGGATCAAAGAAGAGAGATCCAAAAATTCGCAGACGATGCCTCGCACCTCCAAGCGCTTGGCAGATCGCTGCAACACCCGGATTTTGTGCCCAATGCACAGAGGTGCGTCAAGATGGTCTTGGATGCGCTTGAGAGGAAGGATAGAGATCATTACGAGTCGCTTTGTGAGGTAATCAAGGAGGCGGGCGCATGA
- a CDS encoding cation:proton antiporter, whose protein sequence is MEVSEFFLKLLVILISAKLFAEVFAFLRLPSVLGEVIAGIIIGPSILGVIVPDATFYLLAEIGILLLLFEVGLETDVGQLVKVGVQSSLVAATGIIAPALLGFWISSYVFNFPFIVSMFIGGTLVATSIGITVRVLVDLKKHQTKTAKIVLGAAVLDDIVGVVILAVLYDFSIKGEINIINTVKVLGFIAIFLLIAPIITKLFVPIISRLSSSSRTKGMIPTVIVSVILGLAVISHNVGAPEILGSFAAGIALARRFFLPLGATIDHYSYGLAEKIDVNMKPIIDLFVPVFFVVVGASINLKVIDFSSSAFWQIAGLLTIGAIITKMLSGVWVKGGLKAKLSTGIAMVPRGEVGLIFAEVGKKSGIFDDMIYAVIVFVVALTTLFAPVLLRFMMRGEE, encoded by the coding sequence ATGGAAGTATCTGAATTTTTCCTAAAGCTGCTTGTAATTCTGATTTCTGCAAAGCTCTTTGCAGAGGTCTTTGCATTTTTACGCCTTCCGTCTGTACTTGGTGAAGTCATTGCAGGGATAATCATTGGTCCAAGCATCCTGGGGGTGATAGTTCCTGATGCAACATTTTATCTGCTTGCAGAAATAGGAATACTCCTTCTTCTCTTTGAGGTAGGGCTTGAAACAGATGTTGGGCAACTTGTAAAGGTAGGAGTTCAATCATCACTGGTTGCTGCTACAGGCATTATAGCTCCAGCACTGCTTGGTTTCTGGATAAGTAGTTATGTCTTTAATTTTCCATTTATTGTCTCTATGTTTATTGGTGGAACATTAGTTGCAACGAGCATCGGAATAACTGTTAGGGTTTTAGTTGATTTAAAAAAACACCAAACAAAGACTGCTAAGATTGTTCTTGGAGCAGCAGTTCTCGACGATATCGTTGGGGTTGTTATTTTAGCGGTTTTATATGATTTTTCTATAAAAGGAGAAATCAATATTATCAATACTGTAAAGGTGTTGGGATTCATTGCAATCTTTTTATTAATCGCTCCGATTATCACAAAGCTTTTCGTCCCGATAATATCAAGGCTTTCCTCAAGCAGCCGGACAAAAGGCATGATACCAACTGTTATTGTCTCTGTAATTCTGGGATTAGCGGTTATTTCTCATAATGTTGGTGCCCCTGAAATACTTGGTTCTTTTGCAGCAGGCATTGCACTTGCGAGGAGATTTTTCCTCCCATTAGGTGCAACCATAGACCATTATAGCTATGGTCTTGCAGAAAAGATAGATGTCAATATGAAACCTATTATCGATCTCTTTGTCCCAGTATTTTTTGTAGTTGTTGGTGCATCTATAAATCTAAAGGTTATTGACTTCTCATCATCAGCATTCTGGCAGATAGCAGGGCTTCTCACTATTGGAGCAATCATAACAAAGATGTTAAGCGGTGTATGGGTTAAAGGAGGATTAAAAGCAAAGCTATCTACTGGAATTGCGATGGTTCCAAGGGGAGAGGTGGGTCTGATATTTGCGGAGGTTGGGAAAAAGAGCGGAATATTTGATGACATGATATATGCGGTGATAGTTTTTGTGGTTGCCCTTACAACATTATTTGCCCCAGTTTTATTGAGGTTTATGATGAGGGGTGAAGAATGA
- a CDS encoding monovalent cation:proton antiporter-2 (CPA2) family protein, producing the protein MELEFLKSLVIIFGVSAIVVFALGRLKMPSIVGFLIAGVILGPHGFGFIKDVHEVELLAEIGVILLMFTIGLEFSLKNLMMLRSYVFGGGIIQIALTVFAVAVMSLFCLNQRINAAIFDGFLVALSSTAIVIKLLMDRAEINSPHGRSSVGILIFQDLCVVPFMLLTPILAGNGGSLQDIAFTMLKSFGVLAAVLIGARWAVPFVLHEIVKTRSRELFIITIILLCIGTAFFTSKLGLSLALGAFLAGIVISESEYASQAIADIMPFKESFIGLFFISIGMLMDISFLKGNIVTVIGAVISIIVLKTIIAATASVLSGQPLRTSILSGFYLSQIGEFSFVLAIAGKNAGLLEEYGYQIFLSASVITMLLTPFIISISPRVSEYLIRVLPLRSFERIKRKRMREEFPSKRSEHVIIIGFGINGSNLAKVLKESGISYVVLEMNANTVKKMRKKGEPIYYGDGTSAEILHKMGIHKAKVLVVAISDAAATRRIVQIARQENRDIHIIVRTRYVIEVEDLLKLGANEVIPEEFETSIEIFSRVLHHYHVPRNVIAEHIDNIRKDSYSALRRVELPGRYLTERHEFLKDIETETYLIKEGSHISGHSIRELHLRAETGATIIAVQRGEEVHQNPPPDFVFKSGDVILLIGKRKDINNAIEYLESERFLVTRYHR; encoded by the coding sequence ATGGAATTGGAATTTCTGAAATCACTGGTCATAATCTTTGGTGTATCGGCTATAGTGGTATTTGCACTGGGAAGGCTGAAGATGCCTTCTATTGTTGGATTCCTTATAGCAGGTGTAATTCTTGGACCTCATGGATTTGGTTTTATAAAGGATGTCCATGAGGTCGAGCTCCTTGCTGAAATTGGAGTGATACTCCTAATGTTCACCATAGGACTTGAGTTTTCTTTAAAAAATCTCATGATGCTCCGTTCTTATGTTTTTGGTGGCGGCATTATTCAGATTGCGCTCACAGTGTTTGCTGTTGCGGTTATGAGTCTCTTTTGCCTGAATCAAAGGATTAATGCTGCTATATTTGATGGCTTTCTTGTTGCCTTAAGCAGCACCGCTATTGTGATTAAGCTCCTCATGGACAGGGCAGAGATAAATTCTCCACACGGCAGGTCATCTGTGGGAATACTTATATTTCAGGATCTGTGTGTGGTGCCATTTATGCTACTTACACCAATCCTTGCAGGAAATGGGGGAAGCCTTCAGGATATAGCCTTTACAATGCTTAAGTCCTTTGGCGTGCTCGCAGCAGTCCTTATCGGGGCTCGCTGGGCTGTGCCATTCGTCCTACATGAGATAGTGAAGACGAGAAGTCGGGAATTGTTTATCATCACAATAATCCTCCTCTGTATAGGCACTGCCTTTTTCACATCAAAATTGGGTCTTTCCCTTGCCCTTGGTGCATTCCTCGCAGGTATCGTCATATCAGAATCTGAATACGCATCACAGGCAATAGCAGATATAATGCCCTTTAAAGAGAGCTTTATAGGTCTTTTCTTTATATCCATTGGAATGCTCATGGATATAAGTTTTCTGAAAGGAAACATTGTCACTGTTATTGGAGCAGTTATATCCATAATCGTGCTTAAGACTATCATAGCGGCTACTGCATCTGTATTGTCAGGACAGCCTCTCAGGACATCTATCTTGAGTGGGTTTTATCTTTCTCAGATAGGTGAGTTCTCCTTTGTTCTTGCCATTGCAGGTAAAAATGCAGGGCTTCTTGAAGAATACGGGTATCAGATATTTCTTTCTGCATCAGTAATCACAATGCTCCTTACACCTTTTATTATCAGCATATCTCCCCGTGTCTCTGAATATCTGATAAGAGTTTTACCATTAAGGAGCTTTGAGAGGATAAAAAGAAAGAGGATGAGGGAGGAATTTCCATCAAAGAGATCAGAGCATGTGATAATAATAGGTTTTGGCATTAATGGGAGTAATCTTGCAAAGGTCTTGAAAGAATCAGGCATTTCCTATGTTGTCCTTGAGATGAATGCAAATACAGTCAAAAAGATGAGGAAAAAGGGAGAGCCTATATATTATGGCGACGGCACGAGTGCAGAGATACTTCACAAAATGGGCATTCATAAAGCAAAGGTGCTTGTGGTTGCAATATCTGATGCTGCTGCAACGAGGAGGATAGTGCAGATTGCAAGGCAGGAAAACAGGGATATTCACATCATAGTCCGCACGAGATATGTTATAGAGGTAGAAGACCTCTTAAAATTAGGTGCAAATGAGGTAATCCCAGAGGAGTTTGAGACATCCATAGAGATATTCTCAAGGGTATTGCATCACTATCATGTGCCAAGGAATGTTATAGCAGAGCATATAGACAATATCAGAAAGGACAGTTACAGTGCATTAAGAAGGGTTGAATTGCCAGGAAGATACCTGACAGAAAGGCATGAATTTTTAAAAGACATCGAGACAGAGACATATCTCATTAAAGAGGGTTCTCATATAAGCGGACATTCCATTAGAGAATTGCACCTAAGGGCGGAGACAGGCGCAACCATTATAGCTGTACAACGGGGAGAAGAAGTTCATCAGAACCCTCCACCTGATTTTGTATTTAAATCTGGCGATGTGATTTTATTGATAGGAAAACGGAAGGATATTAACAACGCCATTGAATACCTTGAGTCAGAAAGGTTCTTGGTGACGAGGTATCATAGATAG
- a CDS encoding mechanosensitive ion channel family protein — translation MKNIFERLISEPLEGFFERFIQFLPNLLSAIFLLIIGLFAGWLTSKIFCRLLKVLRMDEFSERHGINNILLKGGIKEKLSSLAGRLTGWLVFFIFLIISLSSLNVPAIERLLERFFLYLPNLFVAVIILLIGYMLSNFFGRAALIAAVNAGLKASGMIGRFVKLTIFLLAATMALEQLGIGRETIIIAFAIVFGGIVLALSIAFGLGGRDIAKEYLEKKIKGEENKDEIEHL, via the coding sequence ATGAAGAATATATTTGAAAGGCTTATATCAGAGCCATTAGAAGGATTTTTTGAAAGATTTATACAGTTTCTTCCTAATCTATTGTCAGCAATATTTCTCCTGATAATCGGATTATTTGCAGGCTGGCTAACCAGTAAGATATTTTGCCGTCTGCTAAAGGTATTGAGGATGGATGAATTCTCAGAGAGGCATGGGATTAATAATATTCTCCTTAAAGGAGGCATAAAAGAGAAACTCTCTTCTCTTGCTGGAAGGCTTACAGGATGGCTTGTGTTCTTTATATTTTTGATTATCTCCTTAAGCAGCCTCAATGTGCCTGCAATAGAGAGGCTCCTTGAAAGATTCTTCCTCTATCTGCCAAATCTCTTTGTTGCCGTCATTATCCTCTTGATAGGTTATATGCTCAGTAATTTCTTTGGCAGGGCTGCCCTTATAGCTGCTGTAAATGCTGGATTAAAGGCATCAGGCATGATAGGAAGGTTTGTAAAATTGACCATATTTCTGCTTGCAGCCACAATGGCGCTTGAGCAACTTGGAATAGGTAGAGAAACCATAATCATTGCCTTTGCCATTGTATTCGGTGGAATAGTGCTTGCTCTATCTATTGCCTTTGGCCTTGGCGGCAGGGATATTGCAAAAGAGTATCTTGAAAAGAAGATTAAAGGTGAAGAAAATAAGGATGAGATTGAACATTTATAG